A part of Fusarium oxysporum Fo47 chromosome III, complete sequence genomic DNA contains:
- a CDS encoding putative diphthamide synthesis protein-domain-containing protein, translating into MASDLAAPPVLSTPDDHILEVPAADSIPTSTLSDDALRETYEVVRTADEIRAGGWRRIGLQFPDFMLVDAPRVVEALSKELSAHDAREEGKAERRIYVLADSSYSACCVDEIAAEHVSADVVVHYGRTCLSPTSHLPAIYVYTTHDLDYKVTLEEIKKEFSDKTVKLVIMADLTYQNHVDKVVSLLRDEGYTDVVSTAVTRDPAALIPNRKILSDETHGDEHWKAYSIIHISDPPSALLLALYSRFASLHVLATPSSTLENPTIRTAGLLRRRFAKVLSLASAGVIGILVNTLSVANYLSSINTLRDKIARADKKSYTIVVGKLNPAKLANFAEIEGWVVVGCWESGLVEDDAGYWRPVITPFELEVALMSEDERVWGGEWWGGIEKLGLSDKPQDAVNESRDTAVPEEDQFEDVAGGVEGEESAPPEFDMRTGKLISSSRPMRLPVRNSPSAANATEAIGDSPAGAIKQNDALIKRSVGELASINGIASPGAEFLRSGRTWQGLGTDFDNEASTLVEEGRSGVARGYQVGESDKH; encoded by the coding sequence ATGGCGTCCGATCTCGCAGCCCCTCCCGTCCTCTCAACTCCCGACGACCACATCCTCGAAGTTCCCGCCGCTGACTCCATCCCAACATCCACACTCTCCGACGATGCCCTCCGCGAAACGTACGAGGTTGTCCGCACAGCCGATGAGATCCGCGCTGGAGGATGGAGGCGCATCGGCTTACAGTTTCCAGATTTTATGCTGGTAGACGCTCCTCGTGTTGTAGAGGCTTTGTCGAAAGAACTTAGCGCCCATGATGCCCGGGAAGAGGGCAAGGCTGAGAGGAGGATATACGTTCTTGCGGACAGCAGTTACAGCGCCTGCTGCGTGGATGAAATAGCTGCCGAGCATGTTTCAGCAGATGTGGTAGTTCATTATGGTCGAACGTGTCTTAGTCCCACGAGCCATCTTCCTGCGATATACGTTTACACCACGCATGATCTCGATTACAAGGTGACATTAGAGGAAATCAAGAAGGAGTTCAGCGACAAGACTGTCAAGTTGGTCATAATGGCCGATCTGACGTATCAAAATCACGTCGACAAAGTGGTTTCCCTTCTTAGAGATGAAGGCTATACCGACGTTGTTTCCACAGCAGTAACACGCGACCCTGCCGCCTTGATACCCAACCGCAAGATCCTCTCCGACGAAACTCATGGCGACGAACATTGGAAGGCTTACTCGATCATCCACATCTCCGACCCTCCCTCCGcgcttcttctcgctctATACTCACGATTTGCCTCCTTACACGTCCTTGcgacaccatcctcaacgCTCGAGAACCCCACTATCCGCACAGCAGGTCTCCTTCGACGTCGATTTGCGAAGGTGCTGTCGCTCGCTTCCGCCGGTGTGATCGGTATCCTAGTGAATACACTTTCAGTCGCAAACTACCTCAGCTCAATCAATACTCTGCGCGACAAGATCGCTCGGGCTGACAAGAAGAGTTACACCATTGTCGTCGGAAAGCTCAACCCCGCGAAGCTGGCAAACTTTGCTGAGATTGAGGGTTGGGTTGTGGTCGGATGCTGGGAGAGCGGCTTGgtcgaagatgatgctggaTACTGGAGACCAGTTATCACACCGTTTGAGCTTGAGGTGGCACTCATGAGCGAGGATGAACGGGTCTGGGGCGGCGAGTGGTGGGGCGGTATCGAGAAGCTTGGACTTAGCGACAAACCTCAAGATGCGGTCAACGAGTCCAGGGATACTGCCGTGCCAGAAGAGGATCAGTTTGAGGATGTCGCTGGGGGCGTTGAAGGGGAAGAATCTGCTCCTCCCGAGTTTGACATGCGCACCGGcaagctcatctcatcaagtCGACCTATGAGACTTCCAGTTCGCAACAGCCCCTCTGCCGCCAACGCCACCGAGGCTATTGGCGACAGTCCCGCTGGTGCAATCAAGCAGAATGATGCTCTTATCAAGCGCAGCGTTGGAGAATTGGCCAGCATCAACGGTATCGCGAGTCCTGGAGCCGAGTTCCTTCGCTCTGGTCGCACATGGCAAGGATTGGGCACCGATTTCGACAATGAAGCTAGCACATTAGTCGAGGAGGGTCGAAGTGGTGTGGCTCGAGGCTATCAAGTGGGAGAATCGGACAAACATTGA